The Streptomyces bacillaris sequence GTAAGTCTCCTTGCCCGTCAGCGTGTTGATGATGACGGCGGAGCGCCAGGCGGCCAGGCCCAGGTCGGGGGTGCCGACCCCGTGCGTGTGCCGTTCGGCGTTCTGCACGAAGACCGATCCCTCGATCTCCGGTGCGAGGACGAGCCGTTGGCTCTCGTCGACCTGTGGACGTCCGGCACTGTCGCGGACGATGTACGGGTCCAGGGAGGCGAGCAGGGTGTCGAGCGGGCGTTCCCGGTACCCGGTGGCCAGGACCACGGCGTCCGTGGTGAGGCTGCCCCGGGCCTCCTGCTGGCCGTGTTCGACGGCGAGTCGTATGCGGCCGCCGTCCGTGAGGGAGGCGCCGGTGACCTCGATGCCGGGGGTGAGCGTGACGTCGGGCCAGTCGCCGCCGAGGCTGCGGCGGTACAGCTCGTCGTGGATGTCCCCGAGCGTGTCCCCGCTGACGCCCTTGTAGAGCTGCCACTGGCTGGGCAGCAGCCGGTCCCGGGTGGCCTGCGGGAGGCCGTGGAAGTAGCGGGTGTAGTCCGGGGTGAACTGCTCGAGGCCGATCTTGCTGTACTCCATCGGTGCGAAGGCCGGGGTACGGGCGAGCCAGGTGAGCCCCTCCGCGCCCTCGGGCCGCAACCTCAGCAGATCCAGCAGGACTTCGGCGCCCGACTGCCCCGACCCGACGACGGTGATGTGGCGGGCGGCGAGCAGCCGGTCCCGCTGGGCGAGGTAGTCGGCGGAGTGCAGGACGAGGGGTACGGGGTCGGCGGCCAGGGCCCTCAGCGGCTCGGGGACGTACGGCGCGGTGCCGACCCCGAGGGCGAGGTGCCGGGCCTGGGCGAGCCCGCCTCCCAGCGTCTCGCCGTCCGGGCCGAGCCGGGTGAAGTCGACGGCGAACGCGTCCTCCCCCGCGTCCCAGGCGATGGTGTCGACGCGGTGGCCGAAGTGGGTGGAGGGCAGTTCGGTGCTCACCCAGCGCAGGTAGTTGTCGAACTCGGAGCGGTGGATGTGGAAGCGCTCCGCGAAGTAGAACGGGAAGAGCCTGCGCCGGGTCTTGAGGTAATTCAGGTAGCACCAGGGGCTTGTGGGCTCCACCAGGCTCACCAGGTCCGCCAGGAAGGGGACTTGAAGAGTCGCTCCCTCGATGAGCAGTCCGGGGTGCCAGTGGAAGGCGGTGCGCTGCTCGTGGAAGGCGGTGCGCAGGCCGGGTACGCCGTCGGCGAGGGCGGCGAGCGAGAGGTTGAAGGGGCCTGCACCCACCCCCAGCAGGTCGAGAGGCGGTGTTCGCGGTGCGGGCGTCATGCGGTTCCTCCAACGGATTTCGTGCGCGTCGGCAACGTCATGGCGACAGCCTTTCCTCGGCGGGGGCGGCGGTATCGCCTCCACCGCCTTCGCTGTGGTCATCGCCGCCGTCTCCTTCTCCGCTCGCCGCCCGTTCCGCCGCCTCCGCCACGAGATCGAGCAGCGGCAGCAGGTCGGCCGTCGCCGCGACGGGGTGCAGGAGCGTGGCCTTGAGCCAGAGCCGGTGGTGTCCGTCACCGTCCTCGGCCACCGCCCGCCCCA is a genomic window containing:
- a CDS encoding lysine N(6)-hydroxylase/L-ornithine N(5)-oxygenase family protein, whose protein sequence is MTPAPRTPPLDLLGVGAGPFNLSLAALADGVPGLRTAFHEQRTAFHWHPGLLIEGATLQVPFLADLVSLVEPTSPWCYLNYLKTRRRLFPFYFAERFHIHRSEFDNYLRWVSTELPSTHFGHRVDTIAWDAGEDAFAVDFTRLGPDGETLGGGLAQARHLALGVGTAPYVPEPLRALAADPVPLVLHSADYLAQRDRLLAARHITVVGSGQSGAEVLLDLLRLRPEGAEGLTWLARTPAFAPMEYSKIGLEQFTPDYTRYFHGLPQATRDRLLPSQWQLYKGVSGDTLGDIHDELYRRSLGGDWPDVTLTPGIEVTGASLTDGGRIRLAVEHGQQEARGSLTTDAVVLATGYRERPLDTLLASLDPYIVRDSAGRPQVDESQRLVLAPEIEGSVFVQNAERHTHGVGTPDLGLAAWRSAVIINTLTGKETYPLPDRTAFTTFGLGAAGDRGGVPGRPAKERG